The Paramormyrops kingsleyae isolate MSU_618 chromosome 11, PKINGS_0.4, whole genome shotgun sequence genome includes a window with the following:
- the dhcr7 gene encoding 7-dehydrocholesterol reductase isoform X2, with product MACDQYQCSVTQPLLDLYSGEAKLWSIWKLTPAFSWTAAKIYAVWVSFQVVLFMCVPDIIHKLLPVYVGGIQGGARTPAGYINKYEINGLQSWIITHILWFANAYHFHWFSPTIIIDNWIPLLWCANILGYTVATLAFVKAYLFPTNAEDCKFTGNFFYDYMMGIEFNPRIGKWFDFKLFFNGRPGIVAWTLINLSYAAKQQELYGQVTNSMVLVNVLQAVYVLDFFWNEAWYLKTIDICHDHFGWYLGWGDCVWLPFLYTLQGLYLVYHPVQLSTIYASGVLLLGLFGYYLFRTTNHQKDLFRRTDGKCTIWGRKPAYVECAYSSADGHKHHSKLLISGFWGVARHLNYTGDLLGSLAYCLACGASYLLPYFYIVYMTILLVHRCIRDEHRCHNKYGKDWIRYSNAVPYRLLPGIF from the exons ATGGCCTGTGACCAATACCAGTGTTCGGTCACCCAGCCTCTGCTGGACCTCTACAGTGGAGAGGCTAAGCTTTGGTCAATTTGGAAACTCACCCCTGCTTTCAGTTGGACCGCTGCCAAGATATATGCTGTTTGGGTCTCCTTTCAG GTTGTCCTGTTCATGTGTGTTCCTGACATTATTCACAAGTTACTGCCTGTCTACGTTGGTGGCATTCAGGGTGGGGCGCGCACTCCAGCAG GTTACATAAACAAGTATGAAATCAATGGCCTGCAGTCATGGATCATTACCCACATCCTGTGGTTTGCTAATGCCTATCATTTTCATTGGTTTTCCCCTACCATCATTATTGACAACTGGATCCCATTGCTTTGGTGTGCCAATATTCTGGGGTATACTGTTGCTACTCTGGCTTTTGTCAAGGCCTATCTCTTTCCCACCAATGCGGAAGATTG CAAATTCACAGGAAATTTCTTTTATGACTACATGATGGGAATTGAATTTAACCCCCGCATCGGAAAATGGTTTGACTTCAAGCTATTTTTCAATGGGCGGCCTGGGATTGTGGCCTGGACACTCATTAACTTATCTTACGCTGCCAAACAGCAGGAACTCTATGGCCAAGTCACAAACTCCATGGTATTAGTCAACGTGCTCCAG GCAGTTTATGTCTTGGACTTTTTCTGGAATGAGGCCTGGTATTTAAAGACCATTGACATCTGTCACGACCACTTCGGCTGGTATCTGGGTTGGGGAGACTGTGTGTGGCTGCCCTTCTTGTACACCTTGCAG GGCCTGTATTTGGTATACCACCCAGTGCAGTTGTCCACCATCTATGCCAGTGGGGTCCTCCTCCTGGGGCTGTTTGGCTACTACTTGTTCCGCACGACCAACCATCAGAAGGATCTCTTTCGGCGTACTGATGGCAAATGCACCATCTGGGGCCGCAAGCCGGCATACGTAGAGTGCGCCTACAGCTCAGCAGATGGTCACAAGCACCACAGCAAGCTGCTGATCTCTGGCTTCTGGGGCGTGGCACGCCACCTCAATTATACAGGTGACCTCCTGGGCTCGTTGGCTTACTGCCTGGCCTGTGGGGCCAGCTACCTACTGCCCTACTTTTACATAGTTTACATGACCATCCTGTTAGTGCACCGGTGTATTCGTGATGAACACCGTTGTCACAACAAGTATGGCAAGGACTGGATACGATACAGCAATGCTGTGCCTTACAGACTACTGCCTGGGATTTTTTAA
- the dhcr7 gene encoding 7-dehydrocholesterol reductase isoform X1: protein MMTATGTAASNRRQTKDSNKTEGAGKQNLGQWGRAWEVDWFSLISVILLLSLAPFIVFFFIMACDQYQCSVTQPLLDLYSGEAKLWSIWKLTPAFSWTAAKIYAVWVSFQVVLFMCVPDIIHKLLPVYVGGIQGGARTPAGYINKYEINGLQSWIITHILWFANAYHFHWFSPTIIIDNWIPLLWCANILGYTVATLAFVKAYLFPTNAEDCKFTGNFFYDYMMGIEFNPRIGKWFDFKLFFNGRPGIVAWTLINLSYAAKQQELYGQVTNSMVLVNVLQAVYVLDFFWNEAWYLKTIDICHDHFGWYLGWGDCVWLPFLYTLQGLYLVYHPVQLSTIYASGVLLLGLFGYYLFRTTNHQKDLFRRTDGKCTIWGRKPAYVECAYSSADGHKHHSKLLISGFWGVARHLNYTGDLLGSLAYCLACGASYLLPYFYIVYMTILLVHRCIRDEHRCHNKYGKDWIRYSNAVPYRLLPGIF from the exons ATGATGACTGCAACTGGAACAGCAGCGTCTAACAGGAGGCAAACTAAAGACAGCAACAAAACAGAGGGAGCTGGAAAACAAAACCTGGGGCAATGGGGCAGGGCCTG GGAAGTGGACTGGTTCTCACTCATCAGCGTGATTCTGCTCCTCTCTCTGGCTCCCTTCATCGTCTTCTTCTTCATTATGGCCTGTGACCAATACCAGTGTTCGGTCACCCAGCCTCTGCTGGACCTCTACAGTGGAGAGGCTAAGCTTTGGTCAATTTGGAAACTCACCCCTGCTTTCAGTTGGACCGCTGCCAAGATATATGCTGTTTGGGTCTCCTTTCAG GTTGTCCTGTTCATGTGTGTTCCTGACATTATTCACAAGTTACTGCCTGTCTACGTTGGTGGCATTCAGGGTGGGGCGCGCACTCCAGCAG GTTACATAAACAAGTATGAAATCAATGGCCTGCAGTCATGGATCATTACCCACATCCTGTGGTTTGCTAATGCCTATCATTTTCATTGGTTTTCCCCTACCATCATTATTGACAACTGGATCCCATTGCTTTGGTGTGCCAATATTCTGGGGTATACTGTTGCTACTCTGGCTTTTGTCAAGGCCTATCTCTTTCCCACCAATGCGGAAGATTG CAAATTCACAGGAAATTTCTTTTATGACTACATGATGGGAATTGAATTTAACCCCCGCATCGGAAAATGGTTTGACTTCAAGCTATTTTTCAATGGGCGGCCTGGGATTGTGGCCTGGACACTCATTAACTTATCTTACGCTGCCAAACAGCAGGAACTCTATGGCCAAGTCACAAACTCCATGGTATTAGTCAACGTGCTCCAG GCAGTTTATGTCTTGGACTTTTTCTGGAATGAGGCCTGGTATTTAAAGACCATTGACATCTGTCACGACCACTTCGGCTGGTATCTGGGTTGGGGAGACTGTGTGTGGCTGCCCTTCTTGTACACCTTGCAG GGCCTGTATTTGGTATACCACCCAGTGCAGTTGTCCACCATCTATGCCAGTGGGGTCCTCCTCCTGGGGCTGTTTGGCTACTACTTGTTCCGCACGACCAACCATCAGAAGGATCTCTTTCGGCGTACTGATGGCAAATGCACCATCTGGGGCCGCAAGCCGGCATACGTAGAGTGCGCCTACAGCTCAGCAGATGGTCACAAGCACCACAGCAAGCTGCTGATCTCTGGCTTCTGGGGCGTGGCACGCCACCTCAATTATACAGGTGACCTCCTGGGCTCGTTGGCTTACTGCCTGGCCTGTGGGGCCAGCTACCTACTGCCCTACTTTTACATAGTTTACATGACCATCCTGTTAGTGCACCGGTGTATTCGTGATGAACACCGTTGTCACAACAAGTATGGCAAGGACTGGATACGATACAGCAATGCTGTGCCTTACAGACTACTGCCTGGGATTTTTTAA
- the LOC111848058 gene encoding glutamine-dependent NAD(+) synthetase isoform X1: MGRKVTLATCTLNQWALDFDGNFKRILESIAIAKSKGAKYRLGPELEVCGYGCADHFYESDILLHSFQVLKELLESPVTQNIICDVGMPVTHRNVRYNCRVIFLNKKILLIRPKLSLANYGNNREFRWFSPWNKSRCVEEYFLPRMIQDVTGQETVPFGDGVLSTKDTCIGSEICAELWNPRSPHIEMGLDGVEIFTNSSASYHELRKANQRVNLVKSATSKCGGIYLFANQRGCDGDRLYYDGCAMIAVNGDIVAHGLQFSLEDVEVITATLDLEDVRSYRGERCQPHVEFQYQPCHRVKVDFSLSDFQDAYFPSYEPLEWQFHSVEEEISLGPACWLWDYLRRSGQAGFLLPLSGGVDSSSVACIVYSMCDQICQAVSNGSIQVLQDVRQVLGDLTYTPEDPRELCGRMLTTCYMSSENSSEDTYKRAKDLAAQTGSSHINLNIDLAVKAILGIFTVVTGKFPQFQVNGGSIRENLALQNLQARTRMILAYLFAQLSLWAKGKPGGLLVLGSANVDESLTGYYTKYDCSSADINPIGGISKTDLKRFLQYCVDSFKITALCSIMAAPPTAELEPLRDGHISQTDESDMGMTYAELSVIGRLRKISKCGPYSMFCKLIDMWKENYSLSQIATKVKNFFRMYSANRHKMTTLTPAYHAENYSPDDNRFDLRPFLYNTLWPRQFRCIDDKVSQIEATNKQQ, encoded by the exons ATGGGACGTAAAGTTACGTTAGCCACATGCACACTTAACCAGTGGGCTTTAGATTTCGACGGAAATTTCAAGCGGATATTGGAAA GTATTGCGATAGCAAAGTCCAAAGGAGCTAAGTATAGATTGGGACCCGAACTGGAAGTGTG TGGCTATGGCTGTGCAGATCATTTTTATGAGTCGGACATACTGCTGCACTCCTTTCAGGTGTTAAAGGAGTTACTGGAGTCACCTGTCACTCAGAACATCATCTGTGACGTGGGAAT GCCTGTTACGCATCGCAATGTCCGCTACAACTGCCGGGTCATATTCCTGAACAA GAAAATTTTGCTGATTCGTCCCAAATTGTCACTAGCCAATTATGGAAACAACAGGGAATTTCGGTGGTTCTCGCCATGGAATAAATCCAG GTGTGTGGAGGAATATTTTCTGCCGCGAATGATACAAGACGTGACTGGACAG GAAACTGTGCCATTTGGTGATGGAGTCCTTTCTACTAAAGACACATGCATTGGCAGTGAAATTTGTGCAGAGTTATGGAACCCTAGAAG TCCTCACATTGAGATGGGTTTGGATGGCGTGGAGATATTCACCAATTCCTCTGCTAGTTACCATGAACTGCGCAAGGCCAACCAGAGAGTCAACCTGGTCAAATCAGCTACTAGCAAG TGTGGTGGTATCTACCTGTTTGCCAATCAAAGAGGTTGCGATGGGGACCGTTTATATTATGATGGTTGTGCCATGATTGCAGTCAATGGGGACATCGTTGCACATGGTTTGCAATTCTCTCTGGAGGATGTG GAAGTCATCACAGCAACTCTTGACCTTGAAGATGTCCGCAGCTACAGGGGGGAACGGTGCCAACCACATGTG GAATTTCAGTATCAGCCCTGTCACAGAGTTAAGGTGGACTTCTCCTTGTCTGACTTCCAAGATGCCTATTTCCCTTCCTATGAGCCGCTTGAGTGGCAGTTTCACTCTGTTGAAGAGGAGATCAG CCTTGGTCCTGCCTGCTGGTTGTGGGACTACCTTAGAAGAAGTGGTCAg GCTGGTTTCCTGCTGCCCCTTAGTGGTGGTGTGGACAGTTCTTCTGTTGCCTGTATCGTCTACTCTATGTGTGATCAGATCTGCCAGGCTGTGAGCAATGGAA GCATCCAGGTGCTGCAGGATGTGCGACAGGTCCTGGGTGACCTCACCTACACTCCTGAAGATCCCCGAGAGCTGTGTGGCCGCATGTTGACTACTTGCTACATGTCCAGTGAAAACTCCAGTGAGGACACCTACAAGCGTGCCAAGGACCTGGCGGCCCAGACTGGCAG CTCCCACATCAACTTGAACATCGACTTGGCAGTGAAGGCAATTCTGGGCATCTTCACTGTAGTGACAGGGAAGTTTCCACAATTCCAAGTAAACGGGGGAAGTATCAGGGAGAATTTGGCCCTGCAAAATCTACAG GCTCGAACCAGGATGATTCTGGCCTACCTCTTTGCTCAGCTGAGTTTGTGGGCCAAGGGAAAACCAGGTGGATTGCTGGTTCTAGGCTCAGCCAATGTAGATGAGAG CCTTACAGGATACTACACGAAGTATGACTGCTCCAGTGCGGACATCAATCCTATTGGTGGCATCAGTAAAACTGATCTCAAGCGCTTCTTGCAGTATTGTGTTGACAGTTTCAAAATCACAGCACTATGCAG CATCATGGCTGCCCCTCCAACCGCAGAACTAGAACCATTGCGTGATGGCCACATCTCCCAGACCGATGAA TCTGATATGGGCATGACATATGCAGAGCTGTCTGTGATCGGCCGGCTGAGGAAGATTTCTAAGTGCGGTCCGTATAGCATGTTCTGCAAGCTGATTGACATGTGGAAGGAAAACTACTCCCTGTCACAG ATTGCAACAAAAGTGAAGAACTTCTTCAGGATGTACTCTGCTAATAGACACAAGATGACAACACTGACCCCAGCATACCACGCTGAAAACTACAGCCCCGATGACAACCGCTTTGACCTCAGACCTTTCCTCTACAATACACTTTGGCCCAGACAATTTAGATGCATTGATGATAAG GTATCTCAGATAGAGGCTACAAATAAGCAGCAATGA
- the LOC111848058 gene encoding glutamine-dependent NAD(+) synthetase isoform X2 — protein sequence MPVTHRNVRYNCRVIFLNKKILLIRPKLSLANYGNNREFRWFSPWNKSRCVEEYFLPRMIQDVTGQETVPFGDGVLSTKDTCIGSEICAELWNPRSPHIEMGLDGVEIFTNSSASYHELRKANQRVNLVKSATSKCGGIYLFANQRGCDGDRLYYDGCAMIAVNGDIVAHGLQFSLEDVEVITATLDLEDVRSYRGERCQPHVEFQYQPCHRVKVDFSLSDFQDAYFPSYEPLEWQFHSVEEEISLGPACWLWDYLRRSGQAGFLLPLSGGVDSSSVACIVYSMCDQICQAVSNGSIQVLQDVRQVLGDLTYTPEDPRELCGRMLTTCYMSSENSSEDTYKRAKDLAAQTGSSHINLNIDLAVKAILGIFTVVTGKFPQFQVNGGSIRENLALQNLQARTRMILAYLFAQLSLWAKGKPGGLLVLGSANVDESLTGYYTKYDCSSADINPIGGISKTDLKRFLQYCVDSFKITALCSIMAAPPTAELEPLRDGHISQTDESDMGMTYAELSVIGRLRKISKCGPYSMFCKLIDMWKENYSLSQIATKVKNFFRMYSANRHKMTTLTPAYHAENYSPDDNRFDLRPFLYNTLWPRQFRCIDDKVSQIEATNKQQ from the exons AT GCCTGTTACGCATCGCAATGTCCGCTACAACTGCCGGGTCATATTCCTGAACAA GAAAATTTTGCTGATTCGTCCCAAATTGTCACTAGCCAATTATGGAAACAACAGGGAATTTCGGTGGTTCTCGCCATGGAATAAATCCAG GTGTGTGGAGGAATATTTTCTGCCGCGAATGATACAAGACGTGACTGGACAG GAAACTGTGCCATTTGGTGATGGAGTCCTTTCTACTAAAGACACATGCATTGGCAGTGAAATTTGTGCAGAGTTATGGAACCCTAGAAG TCCTCACATTGAGATGGGTTTGGATGGCGTGGAGATATTCACCAATTCCTCTGCTAGTTACCATGAACTGCGCAAGGCCAACCAGAGAGTCAACCTGGTCAAATCAGCTACTAGCAAG TGTGGTGGTATCTACCTGTTTGCCAATCAAAGAGGTTGCGATGGGGACCGTTTATATTATGATGGTTGTGCCATGATTGCAGTCAATGGGGACATCGTTGCACATGGTTTGCAATTCTCTCTGGAGGATGTG GAAGTCATCACAGCAACTCTTGACCTTGAAGATGTCCGCAGCTACAGGGGGGAACGGTGCCAACCACATGTG GAATTTCAGTATCAGCCCTGTCACAGAGTTAAGGTGGACTTCTCCTTGTCTGACTTCCAAGATGCCTATTTCCCTTCCTATGAGCCGCTTGAGTGGCAGTTTCACTCTGTTGAAGAGGAGATCAG CCTTGGTCCTGCCTGCTGGTTGTGGGACTACCTTAGAAGAAGTGGTCAg GCTGGTTTCCTGCTGCCCCTTAGTGGTGGTGTGGACAGTTCTTCTGTTGCCTGTATCGTCTACTCTATGTGTGATCAGATCTGCCAGGCTGTGAGCAATGGAA GCATCCAGGTGCTGCAGGATGTGCGACAGGTCCTGGGTGACCTCACCTACACTCCTGAAGATCCCCGAGAGCTGTGTGGCCGCATGTTGACTACTTGCTACATGTCCAGTGAAAACTCCAGTGAGGACACCTACAAGCGTGCCAAGGACCTGGCGGCCCAGACTGGCAG CTCCCACATCAACTTGAACATCGACTTGGCAGTGAAGGCAATTCTGGGCATCTTCACTGTAGTGACAGGGAAGTTTCCACAATTCCAAGTAAACGGGGGAAGTATCAGGGAGAATTTGGCCCTGCAAAATCTACAG GCTCGAACCAGGATGATTCTGGCCTACCTCTTTGCTCAGCTGAGTTTGTGGGCCAAGGGAAAACCAGGTGGATTGCTGGTTCTAGGCTCAGCCAATGTAGATGAGAG CCTTACAGGATACTACACGAAGTATGACTGCTCCAGTGCGGACATCAATCCTATTGGTGGCATCAGTAAAACTGATCTCAAGCGCTTCTTGCAGTATTGTGTTGACAGTTTCAAAATCACAGCACTATGCAG CATCATGGCTGCCCCTCCAACCGCAGAACTAGAACCATTGCGTGATGGCCACATCTCCCAGACCGATGAA TCTGATATGGGCATGACATATGCAGAGCTGTCTGTGATCGGCCGGCTGAGGAAGATTTCTAAGTGCGGTCCGTATAGCATGTTCTGCAAGCTGATTGACATGTGGAAGGAAAACTACTCCCTGTCACAG ATTGCAACAAAAGTGAAGAACTTCTTCAGGATGTACTCTGCTAATAGACACAAGATGACAACACTGACCCCAGCATACCACGCTGAAAACTACAGCCCCGATGACAACCGCTTTGACCTCAGACCTTTCCTCTACAATACACTTTGGCCCAGACAATTTAGATGCATTGATGATAAG GTATCTCAGATAGAGGCTACAAATAAGCAGCAATGA